One stretch of Desulfocurvibacter africanus subsp. africanus DSM 2603 DNA includes these proteins:
- a CDS encoding ATP-binding protein, translating into MVFKRLKSVPKGAQASPWLIIGFSLILVAVIVVLAVVNARREERMVREILLDKGGALIRAFEAGTRTGMMGHLGQGTQIQTLLEETAKQEDILYLALTDRNGRILAHSDPERVGGRLMDGQEFTALNASQEEKWRLARTVDGADVFEVYKNFTPLEGSDSTGHGMGYGASEHRGMGNMDDFWCSGDWRWPRRVQPGIAEEEPVIFIGMDVGPFEHARAQDMRISVVISAVLLLLGFAGVVSLYWAQSYRASRRLLQDTRALAAEVVFNLPAALLVLDPQGRISLANESAERLLGKRHSDLVGRSGLEVLPSELSGLLTEAGATRQIERELDAAFAERGRVPVSASASSIITEDGHRVGTVLILRDLSEIRQLQEEVRRREKLAAVGRLAAGVAHEIRNPLSSIKGFATYFGSLFEEGSENKESARIMIREVDRLNRVITELLEYTRPMEIKPAPVDVTDLVAHSLRLVREDARVSGVDVRYTPNGPLPAKLDPDRISQVLLNLLLNAIQAMDTGGTLDVGLARKNGHLTISVRDTGKGIAPEDLGRIFDPYFTTKPSGTGLGLAIVQKIIEAHGGEITVESEPGKGSTFTITLPAEAGQSSEAA; encoded by the coding sequence ATGGTTTTCAAGCGCCTAAAAAGCGTGCCCAAAGGTGCCCAGGCCTCTCCTTGGCTGATCATCGGTTTCTCGCTCATCCTTGTGGCCGTGATCGTCGTCTTGGCGGTGGTTAATGCCCGCAGGGAAGAGCGCATGGTCCGCGAGATTCTTCTGGACAAAGGTGGGGCGCTCATTCGGGCCTTCGAGGCCGGGACGAGGACAGGCATGATGGGGCACCTGGGCCAAGGAACCCAGATCCAGACGCTCCTGGAGGAGACTGCCAAGCAGGAGGATATCCTCTATCTCGCGCTCACGGATCGAAATGGCCGCATCCTGGCCCATAGCGATCCTGAGCGCGTGGGCGGCCGGCTGATGGATGGTCAGGAATTCACGGCCTTGAACGCCTCCCAGGAGGAGAAGTGGCGTTTGGCAAGAACCGTGGATGGAGCCGATGTCTTTGAGGTGTATAAAAATTTCACGCCGCTTGAAGGCAGCGATTCCACGGGCCATGGCATGGGATATGGCGCTTCGGAGCATCGCGGCATGGGCAACATGGACGACTTCTGGTGTTCAGGTGACTGGCGGTGGCCAAGGCGCGTGCAGCCCGGCATAGCCGAAGAGGAGCCGGTGATCTTCATCGGCATGGACGTGGGGCCGTTTGAGCATGCCAGGGCGCAGGATATGCGCATCAGCGTTGTTATCTCGGCCGTGCTCCTTCTGCTTGGCTTCGCGGGCGTGGTCTCGCTCTACTGGGCACAGTCCTACCGGGCCTCGCGCAGGCTTCTGCAAGACACGCGCGCTCTGGCCGCCGAAGTCGTCTTCAACCTTCCTGCGGCACTGCTTGTGCTTGATCCCCAAGGGCGCATCAGCCTGGCCAACGAGTCCGCCGAACGCCTCCTGGGCAAGCGCCATTCCGACCTCGTCGGCCGGTCCGGCCTGGAAGTGCTGCCGTCCGAGTTGAGCGGGCTTCTGACCGAGGCTGGCGCGACTCGCCAGATCGAGCGCGAGCTGGACGCGGCCTTTGCGGAGCGTGGCCGAGTGCCTGTGAGCGCAAGCGCCTCAAGCATCATTACCGAAGATGGGCATCGTGTGGGCACGGTGCTCATCCTGCGGGACTTAAGTGAGATACGCCAGCTCCAGGAGGAGGTGCGCCGCCGGGAGAAGCTCGCGGCCGTGGGCCGGCTCGCCGCCGGCGTGGCGCATGAGATCCGCAATCCGCTCAGCTCCATCAAGGGCTTTGCCACCTATTTCGGCAGCCTGTTCGAGGAGGGCAGCGAGAACAAGGAGTCCGCGCGCATCATGATCCGCGAGGTGGACCGGCTCAATCGAGTCATCACCGAGCTGCTCGAATACACGCGGCCCATGGAGATCAAGCCCGCGCCCGTGGACGTGACCGACCTCGTGGCGCACAGCCTGCGCCTTGTGCGCGAGGATGCTCGCGTCTCGGGCGTCGATGTGCGCTACACCCCTAATGGCCCACTTCCAGCCAAGCTTGATCCGGACCGCATATCTCAGGTTCTACTGAATCTTTTGCTCAACGCCATCCAGGCCATGGACACGGGCGGAACTCTGGATGTGGGCCTTGCTCGCAAGAATGGACACCTGACCATATCCGTACGCGACACGGGCAAGGGCATCGCCCCAGAGGACCTGGGGCGCATCTTCGATCCCTACTTCACGACCAAGCCCTCGGGCACGGGCCTTGGACTGGCCATCGTCCAGAAGATCATCGAAGCCCATGGCGGTGAGATCACTGTCGAGAGCGAGCCGGGCAAGGGCAGCACGTTCACCATCACCCTGCCGGCCGAGGCCGGACAGAGCAGCGAGGCAGCATGA